One window of Sinorhizobium fredii NGR234 genomic DNA carries:
- the purB gene encoding adenylosuccinate lyase, with translation MIPRYSRPEMVAIWSPETKFRIWFEIEAHACDALAEIGVIPKDAAKTIWEKGGAAEFDVARIDEIEAVTKHDVIAFLTHLAEFVGPDSRFVHQGMTSSDVLDTCFNVQLVRATDLLLADLDRLLEALKRRAFEHKDTVTIGRSHGIHAEPTTFGVKLALAYAEFDRCKERLLAAREEIATCAISGAVGTFANIDPRVEEHVAEALGLKPEPVSTQVIPRDRHAMYFATLGVIASSIERLATEIRHLQRTEVLEAEEYFSPGQKGSSAMPHKRNPVLTENLTGLARMVRAFVVPAMENVALWHERDISHSSVERMIGPDATVTLDFALARLTGVVDKLLVYPENMMKNMNKFRGLVHSQRVLLALTQAGVSREDAYRLVQRNAMKVWEEGKDFLEELLADQEVRAALSEEDIREKFDLGYHTKHVDTIFRRVFGTV, from the coding sequence ATGATCCCCCGTTACTCCCGGCCGGAAATGGTGGCCATCTGGTCGCCAGAAACGAAGTTCCGCATCTGGTTCGAGATCGAGGCGCACGCCTGCGATGCGCTCGCCGAAATCGGCGTGATCCCCAAGGACGCGGCCAAGACAATCTGGGAAAAGGGCGGCGCGGCTGAGTTCGATGTGGCGCGCATCGACGAAATCGAAGCGGTCACCAAGCACGACGTCATTGCGTTCCTTACCCATCTTGCAGAATTCGTCGGACCGGACAGCCGCTTCGTGCACCAGGGCATGACGTCGTCCGACGTGCTCGACACCTGCTTCAACGTGCAGCTCGTCCGTGCCACCGATCTCCTGCTCGCCGACCTCGACAGGCTACTCGAGGCGCTGAAGCGCCGCGCTTTCGAACATAAGGACACGGTGACGATCGGCCGCTCCCACGGCATCCATGCGGAGCCGACGACTTTCGGTGTCAAGCTCGCACTCGCCTATGCTGAATTCGACCGCTGCAAAGAGCGCCTTCTCGCCGCCCGGGAAGAGATTGCGACCTGCGCGATTTCGGGCGCCGTCGGTACCTTCGCCAACATTGATCCGCGGGTCGAGGAACATGTGGCCGAAGCACTCGGCCTGAAGCCGGAGCCGGTCTCCACCCAGGTGATCCCGCGCGACCGCCATGCCATGTACTTCGCCACGCTCGGGGTCATCGCCTCTTCGATCGAACGTCTTGCGACGGAAATTCGCCACCTGCAGCGAACCGAGGTGCTCGAAGCAGAGGAATATTTCTCGCCCGGCCAGAAGGGCTCCTCGGCGATGCCCCACAAGCGCAATCCGGTGCTGACGGAAAACCTGACGGGCCTTGCCCGCATGGTCCGCGCTTTCGTCGTTCCGGCGATGGAAAACGTTGCCCTCTGGCACGAGCGCGATATTTCGCATTCCTCGGTCGAGCGGATGATCGGACCGGATGCAACGGTGACGCTCGATTTCGCGCTGGCGCGGCTGACCGGCGTCGTCGACAAGCTCCTCGTCTATCCGGAGAACATGATGAAGAACATGAACAAGTTCCGCGGGCTTGTTCATTCGCAGCGCGTGCTTCTCGCCCTCACCCAGGCCGGCGTTTCCCGCGAGGACGCCTATCGCCTCGTGCAGCGGAACGCCATGAAGGTCTGGGAGGAAGGGAAGGACTTCCTCGAGGAACTCTTGGCGGATCAGGAAGTCCGTGCGGCGCTTTCCGAAGAGGATATCCGCGAGAAGTTCGACCTCGGCTATCACACCAAGCACGTCGACACGATTTTCCGCCGGGTTTTCGGCACGGTCTGA
- a CDS encoding DUF2259 domain-containing protein: MRAAVATAVLIATVSAASPAIAGDYASFQPIGFSSDGKVFAFEEHGIQDGSGFPYSAIYILDTQTDTFLPGAPVRARVEEDGGALAKARHDARRRAAPLIDAYRLLDTPGLLAAYNPVTEPDAADHRLKYDAFPADAAFRKTYELELEEKRFEPEGICKDLLKEVKGFRLVMTEKAGQPVSEVLQDDGRIPESRHCPTGYRIGGVVTHVNDDGSQVHVVMVLVKSLGFEGTTDGRWIAVPTWPGR, translated from the coding sequence ATGCGGGCGGCGGTCGCGACTGCAGTCCTGATCGCAACGGTGAGCGCCGCGTCGCCAGCGATCGCCGGCGACTATGCCAGTTTCCAGCCGATCGGCTTTTCCTCGGACGGCAAGGTCTTTGCCTTCGAGGAACACGGCATTCAGGATGGCTCCGGCTTTCCCTATTCAGCGATATACATCCTCGACACCCAGACCGACACGTTTCTGCCAGGTGCGCCCGTGCGGGCGCGCGTCGAGGAGGACGGCGGCGCCTTGGCGAAAGCTCGCCATGATGCGCGGCGGCGGGCGGCGCCGTTGATCGACGCCTACCGGCTTCTCGACACGCCTGGACTGCTCGCTGCCTATAATCCTGTGACGGAGCCCGACGCAGCTGATCACAGGCTGAAATACGATGCATTTCCCGCCGACGCGGCGTTTCGAAAGACTTACGAGCTCGAACTCGAGGAGAAGCGTTTCGAACCCGAGGGGATCTGCAAGGATCTCCTGAAAGAGGTCAAAGGCTTCCGCCTGGTGATGACGGAGAAAGCCGGACAGCCCGTGTCCGAGGTCTTGCAGGATGATGGCCGCATTCCGGAGAGCCGCCACTGCCCGACCGGCTACCGCATCGGCGGCGTGGTGACTCATGTCAATGACGACGGCTCGCAAGTCCACGTCGTCATGGTCCTAGTCAAATCCCTCGGCTTCGAGGGTACGACCGACGGCCGCTGGATCGCGGTGCCGACCTGGCCCGGACGATGA
- the rpe gene encoding ribulose-phosphate 3-epimerase has product MTHPIRIAPSILAANFSKLGQEVRDVVDAGADWIHLDVMDGHFVPNITFGPDVIKSLRSYTDATFDCHLMIAPADSFLEAFAKAGCDILTVHAEAGPHLHRSLQTVKALGKKAGVSLNPATPESALEYVLDSLDLILVMTVNPGFGGQKFISVMEEKIRRIKAMVGDRPIEIEVDGGIAPETAGVVTGAGANVLVAGSAIFKGGSVEAYRAAIEAIRTPAEKGR; this is encoded by the coding sequence ATGACCCACCCCATTCGCATTGCCCCATCGATCCTGGCGGCCAATTTCTCCAAGCTCGGCCAGGAGGTCCGCGATGTCGTCGATGCCGGCGCCGACTGGATCCATCTCGACGTCATGGACGGGCATTTCGTGCCGAACATCACCTTCGGTCCCGACGTCATCAAGTCGCTGCGTTCCTACACGGACGCGACATTCGATTGCCACCTGATGATCGCGCCGGCCGATTCCTTTCTCGAAGCCTTTGCCAAGGCCGGCTGCGACATCCTCACCGTCCATGCCGAAGCTGGCCCGCATCTGCACCGTTCCTTGCAGACCGTGAAGGCACTCGGCAAGAAGGCCGGCGTTTCGCTCAATCCCGCGACGCCCGAAAGCGCGCTCGAATATGTCCTGGACAGCCTCGATCTCATTCTGGTGATGACGGTCAATCCGGGCTTCGGCGGCCAGAAGTTCATCTCGGTGATGGAAGAGAAGATCCGCCGCATCAAGGCAATGGTCGGCGACCGGCCGATCGAGATCGAGGTGGACGGCGGTATCGCGCCGGAAACCGCCGGTGTCGTCACCGGTGCCGGGGCCAATGTGCTGGTCGCAGGCTCCGCCATCTTCAAGGGCGGCTCCGTCGAAGCCTACCGCGCCGCCATCGAGGCGATCCGCACGCCGGCCGAGAAGGGTCGCTGA
- a CDS encoding P1 family peptidase: MMRKGPTNLITDVAGILVGNAEDHRLKSGVTAVLCDPPATAAVQVLGGAPGTRETDLLAPHNTVQTVDAIVLSGGSAFGLDAASGVQAALREMGRGFPVGPHRIPIVPAAILFDLMNGGEKNWGQFSPYRDLGYAAARAQAGAFTTGSAGAGTGALTATLKGGLGSASTILANGITVGALVAVNALGSATIGETRHFWAAPFELDGEFGGLGMPSPWPQDAAQPRLKFREAAAAAANTTIAVIATDAALSKAEAKRLAIAAHDGFSRALWPSHTPLDGDLVFALSTGASGKKLLLEDFIDLSAAAAATMARAIARGVHDAAAAAGDLKPAWSALPDN, encoded by the coding sequence GTGATGCGCAAGGGACCGACCAATCTGATCACCGACGTCGCGGGGATCCTGGTCGGCAACGCCGAGGATCACCGGCTGAAATCCGGCGTCACGGCGGTGCTTTGCGATCCGCCGGCTACGGCGGCGGTCCAGGTTCTCGGCGGCGCACCGGGTACGCGCGAGACCGACCTGCTGGCCCCGCACAATACGGTCCAGACCGTGGACGCGATCGTCCTATCCGGCGGCTCCGCCTTCGGCCTGGACGCGGCCTCGGGCGTTCAGGCAGCCCTTCGCGAAATGGGCCGCGGCTTTCCCGTCGGCCCGCATCGGATTCCGATCGTTCCGGCGGCGATCCTGTTCGATCTGATGAATGGCGGCGAAAAGAACTGGGGACAATTTTCGCCCTACCGCGACCTCGGCTACGCCGCGGCACGTGCTCAGGCCGGCGCCTTCACGACCGGCAGTGCCGGAGCCGGAACCGGAGCACTCACCGCCACCCTCAAGGGCGGCCTCGGTTCCGCCTCGACGATCCTTGCGAACGGCATCACCGTCGGCGCGCTTGTCGCCGTCAACGCGCTCGGCTCGGCAACCATCGGCGAGACACGCCATTTCTGGGCGGCACCCTTTGAGCTGGATGGCGAATTCGGCGGGCTCGGGATGCCTTCTCCCTGGCCGCAGGATGCGGCGCAGCCACGGCTCAAGTTTCGCGAGGCGGCGGCCGCAGCCGCCAATACGACCATTGCCGTCATCGCCACCGACGCGGCTCTCTCGAAGGCCGAGGCGAAACGTCTGGCGATTGCCGCCCATGACGGCTTCTCCCGGGCGCTGTGGCCGTCCCATACGCCGCTCGACGGCGATCTGGTGTTTGCGCTCTCGACGGGCGCCAGCGGCAAGAAACTCCTGCTGGAGGATTTCATCGACTTGAGCGCCGCGGCGGCGGCAACCATGGCAAGGGCAATCGCGCGGGGCGTGCATGATGCCGCGGCGGCCGCGGGCGACCTCAAGCCCGCCTGGTCGGCATTGCCAGATAACTGA
- a CDS encoding branched-chain amino acid ABC transporter substrate-binding protein: MLKSIGTSLLVAALTLTSPAFAAGLKIAVVAPADGPFAALGKQITDGAAFQAADRGSEIVPIAESCDPAGGEALTKALLASGAEAAIGFLCTESLEAALPALAEAGIAAITLSVRSDILMEDAIKKKWPLFRLAPSGKAEAAAITDAIVTNWRDKPLALIDDGTIHSRELVESVRNALAEIGLTPVFTDTYRPAQEQQVSLVRRLAKSGATHVFTGGDRNDTAVIARDAKAENVPITLLGGDTLNAADLDVPLENGVLAVTIPDAARSSEAAPVVTAMRAAGIEPDGYVLPAFAAVSLLEQAKDQAEKDDKAVLDALSKGPYATALGPVRFDITHERAGSPYTLMQWRDGRFAAATETGKAE, from the coding sequence ATGCTGAAATCAATTGGTACGAGCCTTCTTGTCGCTGCGCTGACGCTGACCTCTCCCGCGTTTGCGGCCGGCCTGAAGATTGCCGTCGTCGCGCCCGCCGATGGCCCCTTCGCGGCGCTCGGCAAACAGATCACCGATGGCGCCGCCTTCCAGGCTGCCGATCGGGGAAGCGAGATCGTACCGATCGCAGAGAGCTGCGATCCGGCCGGCGGCGAGGCGTTGACGAAGGCGCTGCTTGCCAGCGGCGCCGAGGCGGCGATCGGCTTTCTCTGCACCGAGAGCCTGGAAGCGGCGCTGCCTGCCCTCGCCGAGGCCGGCATTGCCGCGATCACCCTCAGCGTCCGCTCGGATATTCTCATGGAGGACGCCATCAAGAAGAAATGGCCGCTCTTTCGCCTGGCACCGAGCGGCAAAGCCGAGGCCGCGGCGATCACTGATGCGATCGTGACCAACTGGAGGGACAAGCCGCTGGCGCTCATCGACGACGGAACGATCCATAGCCGCGAACTCGTCGAAAGCGTCCGCAACGCCCTTGCCGAGATCGGCCTCACCCCGGTTTTCACCGACACCTACCGCCCGGCCCAGGAACAGCAGGTGAGCCTCGTTCGACGCCTGGCGAAAAGCGGCGCAACGCATGTGTTCACCGGGGGCGACCGCAACGATACCGCCGTCATCGCCCGCGACGCAAAGGCAGAGAATGTTCCGATAACTCTGCTTGGCGGCGATACGCTGAACGCCGCTGATCTCGACGTGCCGCTGGAGAATGGCGTTCTGGCCGTCACCATCCCCGACGCGGCCCGGTCGAGCGAGGCGGCGCCGGTCGTCACGGCAATGCGTGCCGCTGGCATTGAACCGGATGGTTACGTTCTTCCGGCCTTTGCAGCGGTGTCGCTTCTCGAGCAGGCGAAGGATCAAGCGGAGAAAGATGATAAGGCTGTCCTGGACGCTCTTTCGAAGGGGCCTTATGCGACCGCCCTCGGGCCGGTCCGCTTTGACATTACGCACGAACGGGCCGGGAGCCCCTACACTCTGATGCAATGGCGGGACGGCCGTTTCGCGGCCGCCACGGAAACAGGCAAGGCTGAGTGA
- a CDS encoding flavin reductase family protein, whose translation MYVRDTDPERDVLEKTRLDPITYRDTMSRLSHHVQLITAADGAERRGVTITASCSVSDDPPTILACLNAANSRNDIFLRGDSFALNVLGSQHLALAHAFSGRDQLDMERRFALGRWTELATGSPILVDAIAAFDCRLLEVKIMATHAILFGEVVDVRIGEKAPPLIYVDRGYRTL comes from the coding sequence ATGTATGTGCGAGATACCGATCCGGAGCGTGATGTGTTGGAGAAGACCCGGCTGGACCCGATAACCTATCGCGATACGATGAGCCGCTTGTCCCATCACGTGCAGTTGATCACGGCGGCGGATGGTGCCGAGCGGCGCGGCGTAACCATTACCGCGTCCTGCTCGGTGTCGGACGATCCGCCGACGATTCTCGCCTGCCTCAATGCCGCGAATTCGCGCAACGACATCTTTTTGCGCGGCGACAGCTTTGCGCTGAACGTCCTCGGTAGCCAGCATCTCGCCTTGGCACATGCCTTCTCCGGACGTGACCAGCTTGATATGGAGCGCCGCTTTGCACTCGGCCGTTGGACTGAGCTGGCGACCGGATCGCCGATTCTCGTCGACGCTATCGCCGCCTTCGATTGCCGTCTGCTCGAAGTGAAGATCATGGCCACCCATGCAATCCTCTTCGGCGAAGTGGTGGACGTGCGAATCGGCGAAAAGGCACCGCCGCTCATTTATGTGGACCGGGGATACCGCACGCTATAA
- a CDS encoding AAA family ATPase: protein MAKHETGRMPQSIDETMALLKSQNYLAGTALATVLFLALRMKRPLFLEGEAGVGKTEIAKVLARSLDRPLIRLQCYEGLDVASAVYEWNYPAQMLEIRLSEAAGMVDRQKVESGIFSERFLIRRPVLQAISANGGRAPVFLIDELDRTDEAFEAFLLEVLSDFQVTIPELGTIRADEPPIVIITTNRTREIHDALKRRCLYHWVDYPNAAQELEIIRRKVPGCNAALSREIVAYVQKLRTVDLFKNPGVAETIDWATALTELDALALDPETLADTLGTLLKYQDDIARIEGAEGRKLLEEVKRDLMAAELTS from the coding sequence ATGGCGAAACACGAGACAGGCCGGATGCCCCAGTCCATCGACGAGACGATGGCGCTGCTCAAGTCGCAGAACTATCTCGCCGGTACCGCTCTCGCGACCGTTCTTTTCCTGGCACTCAGGATGAAGCGACCGCTGTTTCTCGAAGGGGAGGCGGGAGTCGGCAAGACCGAGATCGCCAAGGTGCTCGCCCGTTCGCTCGATCGACCGCTGATCCGTCTGCAATGCTACGAGGGGCTCGACGTCGCATCTGCCGTCTATGAATGGAACTACCCAGCGCAAATGCTGGAAATCCGCCTTTCGGAGGCAGCCGGCATGGTCGACCGGCAAAAGGTCGAAAGCGGCATCTTCTCGGAGCGGTTCCTCATCCGCCGTCCGGTGCTGCAGGCCATCTCGGCGAATGGCGGCCGCGCCCCGGTATTCCTGATAGACGAGCTCGACCGCACCGACGAAGCCTTCGAAGCATTCCTCCTCGAGGTACTTTCCGATTTCCAGGTGACCATTCCAGAGCTTGGAACGATCCGGGCGGACGAGCCGCCGATCGTCATCATTACCACCAACCGGACTCGCGAAATCCACGACGCCTTGAAGCGTCGCTGCCTCTATCATTGGGTCGATTATCCCAATGCCGCGCAGGAACTGGAGATCATCCGGCGCAAGGTGCCCGGCTGCAACGCGGCGCTCTCCCGAGAGATCGTCGCCTATGTCCAGAAACTCAGGACGGTCGATCTCTTCAAGAACCCCGGTGTCGCCGAGACAATCGACTGGGCGACAGCGCTGACCGAGCTCGACGCGCTGGCGCTCGACCCGGAGACGCTGGCCGACACGCTCGGCACGCTCCTGAAGTATCAGGATGACATTGCCCGGATAGAGGGTGCCGAGGGGCGAAAATTGCTGGAAGAGGTCAAGCGCGACCTCATGGCCGCCGAGCTCACATCATGA
- a CDS encoding vWA domain-containing protein has product MTARSPADGLYQHRASGRFADNIVFFSRALRRAGMRIGPGAIADAIEAVGAIGIGSRREFYAALQCTLVKRHEDQALFDEAFRLFWRKRDLVRKMIALLSPVAPARASENQPRRAGAARLGEALLSGRHDDRPPGEKQAIEIDARYTASGRELFRKADFAQMTAAEIGEARRAISSLLLPLDRVRTRRFRPSHRPARIDPRATMRDAMRFGGELILPRFREPRLVHPPLVALADISGSMTQYTRVFLHFLHALTEQRHRVQTFLFGTRLTNVTRQMRNRDPDEALDECVAAVKDWSGGTRIGETLHEFNRRWSRRVQGQGAIVLLITDGLERDDAVQLEIEMDRLHRSCRRLIWLNPLLRFEGFEARARGVRAMLPHVDEFRTVHNLESVAELVKSLSGEASRDADPRRFLHPQRAADEAHDNVG; this is encoded by the coding sequence ATGACCGCCAGGTCCCCTGCAGACGGCCTCTACCAACACCGGGCGAGCGGACGATTTGCGGACAACATCGTGTTCTTCTCTCGGGCTCTCCGGCGGGCAGGCATGCGGATCGGTCCTGGTGCGATTGCGGACGCGATAGAGGCGGTCGGCGCAATCGGCATTGGATCGCGCCGCGAGTTCTACGCCGCGCTTCAATGCACGCTGGTGAAGCGGCATGAGGACCAGGCGCTCTTTGACGAGGCGTTTCGATTGTTCTGGCGCAAGCGCGATCTCGTCCGGAAGATGATCGCGCTGCTGTCGCCCGTCGCTCCTGCACGCGCCAGTGAAAATCAGCCGCGGCGAGCGGGCGCGGCACGTCTCGGCGAAGCGCTCCTCAGCGGGCGGCATGACGATCGACCGCCCGGAGAGAAGCAGGCAATCGAGATCGATGCGCGCTACACCGCTTCCGGTCGGGAGCTCTTTCGCAAGGCGGATTTTGCGCAGATGACCGCCGCAGAAATCGGCGAGGCGCGGCGGGCGATCTCGTCGTTGCTTTTGCCGCTCGACCGGGTGAGGACACGGCGCTTCCGCCCTTCCCATCGGCCAGCCCGGATCGATCCGCGCGCCACCATGCGCGATGCCATGCGGTTCGGCGGCGAGCTCATCCTGCCGCGTTTCCGGGAGCCGCGCCTCGTTCACCCGCCGCTCGTGGCGCTTGCGGATATTTCGGGCTCGATGACCCAGTACACGCGGGTGTTCCTGCATTTCCTGCACGCGCTGACAGAGCAGCGACACCGCGTCCAGACCTTTCTTTTCGGCACGAGGCTGACGAACGTCACCCGGCAGATGCGCAACCGCGATCCCGACGAAGCGCTTGACGAATGCGTCGCCGCGGTCAAGGACTGGTCAGGCGGTACGCGCATCGGTGAAACCCTGCATGAGTTCAATCGTCGCTGGTCTCGGCGCGTCCAGGGGCAGGGCGCCATTGTCCTGTTGATCACCGACGGCCTCGAGCGCGACGACGCGGTGCAGCTCGAGATCGAGATGGATCGCCTGCATCGCTCCTGCCGCCGGCTGATCTGGCTCAATCCGCTGCTCCGCTTCGAGGGTTTCGAGGCGCGGGCGCGCGGTGTCAGGGCGATGCTGCCGCACGTCGATGAATTTCGAACGGTGCACAATCTGGAATCCGTCGCCGAACTGGTGAAGTCGCTGTCGGGGGAAGCGAGCCGCGACGCCGACCCACGACGCTTTCTTCACCCCCAGCGCGCGGCCGATGAAGCTCACGACAATGTGGGTTGA
- a CDS encoding XdhC family protein: MTNEAKILDPLEIAEAWHRQGRAVALATVIETWGSAPRPVGSHLVIDGEGAFEGSVSGGCVEGAVIGEAADVIASGVPRVLEFGVADETAWRVGLSCGGRIRVFLERIDG, from the coding sequence ATGACGAATGAAGCAAAGATTCTCGATCCCTTGGAGATTGCCGAGGCATGGCATAGGCAAGGCCGGGCCGTGGCCTTGGCGACGGTCATCGAGACCTGGGGGTCTGCACCGCGCCCCGTCGGCAGTCATCTGGTGATTGACGGCGAGGGCGCCTTCGAAGGGTCGGTGTCGGGCGGTTGCGTCGAAGGTGCCGTCATCGGCGAAGCAGCCGATGTCATCGCCTCAGGCGTTCCAAGGGTCCTCGAATTCGGCGTCGCCGACGAAACGGCATGGCGTGTCGGCCTTTCCTGCGGCGGTCGGATCCGGGTTTTTCTAGAGCGAATTGACGGCTGA
- a CDS encoding XdhC family protein, which yields MQLSTLEKLNEARAARRAAVVVNDLSSGRAQVFIEGEGFPAEWEAGISETLRSGRPSLATLAERSVFINTYLPPPRLVVIGAVHISQALARLAPVAGFDMSIIDPRTAFATAERFHGVELLADWPEDVLPMRPLDPYTALAAVTHDPKIDDYPIRAALDAGCFYVGALGSRKTHASRVERLRSAGVPEEAIGRIKAPIGLNIGAASPAEIAIAVLAEIIGALRHRDRGEQGRAA from the coding sequence ATGCAACTGTCTACCCTTGAGAAGCTGAACGAAGCGCGCGCGGCACGGCGGGCGGCCGTGGTCGTCAATGATCTTTCGAGCGGCCGCGCCCAAGTCTTCATCGAGGGCGAGGGTTTCCCGGCCGAATGGGAGGCGGGGATCTCCGAAACGCTTCGTTCGGGCCGCCCCAGTCTTGCGACGCTCGCTGAGCGATCCGTCTTTATCAACACCTATCTGCCGCCGCCGCGCTTGGTGGTCATCGGCGCCGTCCATATCTCGCAGGCGCTGGCGCGACTGGCGCCGGTCGCAGGGTTCGATATGTCCATCATAGACCCGCGCACCGCATTCGCGACGGCCGAGCGCTTCCACGGCGTCGAGCTTCTTGCCGATTGGCCGGAAGATGTCCTGCCGATGCGACCGCTCGACCCCTATACGGCACTGGCTGCGGTTACCCACGATCCGAAGATCGACGATTATCCAATCCGAGCCGCCCTGGACGCAGGTTGCTTCTATGTCGGCGCGCTCGGCAGCCGTAAGACTCATGCGAGCCGCGTGGAGAGACTGCGGTCGGCCGGGGTGCCGGAAGAGGCGATCGGCCGGATCAAGGCGCCGATCGGCCTGAACATCGGCGCTGCGAGCCCCGCGGAAATCGCCATTGCCGTCCTTGCCGAAATCATCGGCGCGCTGCGTCACCGCGATCGTGGAGAACAGGGGCGTGCGGCATGA